One Tachysurus vachellii isolate PV-2020 chromosome 18, HZAU_Pvac_v1, whole genome shotgun sequence DNA segment encodes these proteins:
- the spop gene encoding speckle-type POZ protein, whose translation MSRVPSPPPPAEMTSGPVAESWCYTQIKVVKFSYMWTINNFSFCREEMGEVIKSSTFSSGANDKLKWCLRVNPKGLDEESKDYLSLYLLLVSCPKSEVRAKFKFSILNAKGEETKAMESQRAYRFVQGKDWGFKKFIRRDFLLDEANGLLPDDKLTLFCEVSVVQDSVNISGQNTMNMVKVPDCRLADELGGLWEHSRFTDCSLCVAGQEFQAHKAILAARSPVFSAMFEHEMEESKKNRVEINDVEPEVFKEMMCFIYTGKAPNLDKMADDLLAAADKYALERLKVMCEDALCTSLSVENAAEILILADLHSADQLKTQAVDFINYHASDVMETSGWKSMVASHPHLVAEAYRSLASAQCPFLGPPRKRLKQS comes from the exons ATGTCCAGGGTCCCGAGTCCGCCCCCTCCCGCTGAGATGACCAGCGGCCCTGTGGCTGAGAGCTGGTGTTACACACAG atcAAAGTAGTGAAGTTTTCCTACATGTGGACCATCAACAACTTCAGCTTCTGTCGGGAGGAGATGGGCGAGGTGATCAAAAGCTCCACCTTCTCCTCGGGAGCAAATGACAAACTCAAATG GTGTTTGCGGGTCAATCCAAAAGGCCTGGATGAGGAGAGTAAAGACTACTTGTCCCTCTATTTGCTCCTGGTAAGCTGTCCCAAGAGCGAAGTGCGTGCAAAGTTTAAGTTCTCCATCCTCAACGCTAAGGGCGAGGAGACCAAAGCCATGG AGAGTCAACGGGCCTACAGGTTCGTGCAAGGCAAAGACTGGGGCTTCAAGAAGTTTATAAGGCGGGACTTCCTGCTGGACGAGGCCAATGGGCTGCTACCCGACGACAAactgacactcttctgtgaG GTGAGTGTGGTGCAGGACTCTGTGAACATCTCCGGACAGAACACCATGAACATGGTGAAGGTTCCGGACTGCAGACTGGCTGATGAGCTGGGCGGGTTGTGGGAACATTCTCGCTTCACCGACTGCTCACTGTGTGTCGCAGGCCAGGAGTTTCAGGCTCACAAAGCCATCCTAGCAG CTCGCTCTCCGGTTTTCAGCGCCATGTTCGAGCATGAAATGGAGGAGAGCAAAAag AACCGAGTGGAGATTAACGACGTGGAGCCAGAAGTGTTTAAGGAGATGATGTGTTTTATCTACACCGGCAAAGCGCCCAACCTGGACAAGATGGCTGACGACCTGCTTGCTGCTGCTGACAAG TACGCCTTGGAGCGCTTAAAGGTGATGTGCGAGGACGCTCTGTGTACGAGTCTGTCTGTGGAGAACGCTGCTGAGATCCTGATTCTGGCCGACCTGCACAGTGCCGATCAACTCAAAACCCAAGCCGTCGACTTCATTAACTA ccatgCATCAGATGTGATGGAGACATCCGGCTGGAAGTCCATGGTGGCGTCTCACCCTCACCTGGTTGCAGAGGCTTACCGTTCCCTGGCGTCGGCACAGTGCCCCTTTTTGGGCCCACCCCGAAAGCGCCTCAAACAGTCATAG